The Inediibacterium massiliense genome includes the window ATTAATGATCGAATTGACATTGCATTGGCAGTAGACGCTGATGGAGTACATATTGGGCAAAGTGATATACCTGCAAAAATTGCAAGAAAATTGATTGGAAATGATAAAGTTATGGGTATATCTGCTTCTACCCTTGAAGAAGCAATAGAAGCACAAAAAAATGGGGCAGATTATCTTGGGATTGGAGCAATGTTTACAACAGGGACAAAGACAGATGCAAAATTTACCCCAATGGAAGAGCTTATGAGAATACGAAAAAGCATTTCTTTACCTATTGTAGCGATTGGAGGAATCAATAAAACTACTATTACTGCATTTAGAGGAACAGGTATTGATGGAGTTGCAGTAGTCTCTGCTATTATTTCTCAGTCTAATATAAAATCAGTAACCCAGGAATTAAAGGATCTATTTACGAAAGAAAACAATAGATAATAAAGAAAGCATATAATTTTTAGTGTAAAGAATTGTGCTTCAAAAAGGTAGGCATTTAATACAAGTGCCTACTATTTTGATTTATAATGAATATGAGCATGTTATATAATACCATATGAGAAAAGATATTTTTAGGAGTGTTGTATATGAATAAGTCACCAATGATAAAAGATTTATATGAATCAGAGGTTCTGATAGAGGAAAAAATGGATGATAGTATTGTGTTTAAGATGAGAAATCATAATGGAGAAGGGACCATGACAAGTTATGAAGTATTTCCGGGGATAAAACTCATTTATAATGACATCCATATGGAACAATGTATTCATAATAAGCGTATGGAAGAGGATACAATGGAAATTAATCATTGTAGAGAAGGAAGATTTGAATGTGAATTTTTAAATGGTACTTATATTTATTTAGAAGAAGGGGATTTAGCTGTGAATATGCTCAGTAATATAACTAAAATTTCACATTTTCCTTTGGCACATTATCATGGAGTTTCTATTGTTATTCATCTTCAGGAAGCGAGTCAATTTATATCTCCTTTACTTAATGAACTGACTATTGATTTGTATGAACTTAGAGATAAACTTTGTTTTGAAAATAGATGTTTTATTATGCGTGCGAAGGACTCTATACAGCATATTTTTAATGAACTTTACTCTGTGCCAAATGAATTAAAATTTGGCTATTTTAAGGTTAAAATAATGGAGTTGTTTCTTTTTTTAATGTCGTTTGATTTAAAAGATCAATGCGAAAAAAGAAGATATTTTCAAAAAAACCAAGTGGATATTATTAAAGAAATGAAAAAATATATGACAGAAAATATGGAAAAGCATTTTACATTAGAAGAATTATCTGAAGGATTTAATATTTCAGTGACTGCTATGCAACAATGTTTTAAAGGAGTTTATGGGACCTCTATCTATGCATATATGCGTTCATATCGAATGAAAGTGGCGGCTAAGATGCTTCGTCATAGTCATGATAGTGTGACAGTTATAGCTTTAAAAGTAGGCTACGAAAATTCTAGTAAATTTTCAGCAGCTTTTAAAGCGGTGATGAATATCACACCTTTAAAATATAGAAAAACTTATCACCTAAATGGAGCAAATCTGTTAAACCAGAGTGGAAAAGAAAAACTTAAATGACTATAATACTGTTTTGTAGGGTGATTGAGAATGATTATAAGTTCCATTTAAAAAGGAGGATTTAAAATGAATGAAAAAAAGGAAAACCCATTAATACGATTATTATCCTTTGCATCACAATGCAAGGGCAAAATGATTGCTTCTGTAATATTTGCAATCATAGGTATTGCAGGTGGTATGGTACCTTATTTTTCTATAGCCCACATAACAGTAGATCTTGTTGAAGATCATTATACGGTGCAAGGTATGACATTTGCAGTTTTTATAGCTTTGATTGGATATACCATAAAAGTCTTATGCAATTTAATATCTACTTCTTTATCTCATGAGTCAGCATATAGTATTATTCAAAATATTCGAACTTCTATAACTAAAAAATTATCGAAGGTTCCTTTAGGATATGTGCTTAATAGACCATCTGGTGAAATGAAAACGATTATAGTAGATACGGTTGAAAAATTAGAGCCACCTCTTGCGCATCTCATTCCTGAAATGACGTCTAATCTTTTGGTACCAATATGTATTTTAGTTTATTTGTTTTATCTTGATTTTAGAATTGCATTGATTGCATTGATTACCATTCCTATGAGTATTATTTTTTACATACCTTTGATGAAAAAATATGCATATTATTATCCTAAAAATGTAGAGACTGGAAATGATATGAATGCTCAAGTGATAGAGTATGTAAATGGAATAGAAGCTATTAAAGCATTTAATCAGTCAGCTGCTTCTTATAAAAAATATTCAGATTCTGTAAAGCATAGCTGTGATGCTATAACAAAATTTTTCATAAAAACCTTATTAGAATATACAGCTGTTATGAATATTATGCCATCTACACTTCTTTTCGTTCTTCCAGCAGGACTATATTTCTATATGAATCAAACTTTGAGTTTAGCTACATTCATTACTTGTATTATCTTATCCTTTGGATTGGGTGGGCCTTTGATTCATGCTATGAAATATACAGATAATATAGCATCTATGGGAACGGTAATTCATGAAGTATGTGAAATACTTGATGCAGAGGAAATGAATCGTCCAATAGAATACAAAAAATTAATAGATTATAAGATCAAATTTAAAGGTGTTACTTTTGGATATAATGATACAGAAATTCTTCATAAAGTATCCTTTGAAACTATACCTCATGGAATGACTGCTATCG containing:
- the thiE gene encoding thiamine phosphate synthase, which translates into the protein MKQNIDYTLYLVTDRNLMSTQKLETAVEQAILGGCTLVQLREKDCSSLEFFETAVKIKKITDCYGIPLIINDRIDIALAVDADGVHIGQSDIPAKIARKLIGNDKVMGISASTLEEAIEAQKNGADYLGIGAMFTTGTKTDAKFTPMEELMRIRKSISLPIVAIGGINKTTITAFRGTGIDGVAVVSAIISQSNIKSVTQELKDLFTKENNR
- a CDS encoding helix-turn-helix domain-containing protein, whose translation is MNKSPMIKDLYESEVLIEEKMDDSIVFKMRNHNGEGTMTSYEVFPGIKLIYNDIHMEQCIHNKRMEEDTMEINHCREGRFECEFLNGTYIYLEEGDLAVNMLSNITKISHFPLAHYHGVSIVIHLQEASQFISPLLNELTIDLYELRDKLCFENRCFIMRAKDSIQHIFNELYSVPNELKFGYFKVKIMELFLFLMSFDLKDQCEKRRYFQKNQVDIIKEMKKYMTENMEKHFTLEELSEGFNISVTAMQQCFKGVYGTSIYAYMRSYRMKVAAKMLRHSHDSVTVIALKVGYENSSKFSAAFKAVMNITPLKYRKTYHLNGANLLNQSGKEKLK
- a CDS encoding ABC transporter ATP-binding protein, producing MNEKKENPLIRLLSFASQCKGKMIASVIFAIIGIAGGMVPYFSIAHITVDLVEDHYTVQGMTFAVFIALIGYTIKVLCNLISTSLSHESAYSIIQNIRTSITKKLSKVPLGYVLNRPSGEMKTIIVDTVEKLEPPLAHLIPEMTSNLLVPICILVYLFYLDFRIALIALITIPMSIIFYIPLMKKYAYYYPKNVETGNDMNAQVIEYVNGIEAIKAFNQSAASYKKYSDSVKHSCDAITKFFIKTLLEYTAVMNIMPSTLLFVLPAGLYFYMNQTLSLATFITCIILSFGLGGPLIHAMKYTDNIASMGTVIHEVCEILDAEEMNRPIEYKKLIDYKIKFKGVTFGYNDTEILHKVSFETIPHGMTAIVGPSGSGKSTVAKLMASFWDCKDGKITIGGIDVKNISLSQISDVISYVSQDNFLFNLSIKENIRIGKKNATDEEIIEAAKKASCHEFIMSLENGYDTLAGEGGNHFSGGERQRISIARAILKNSPIIILDEATAYTDPENEAIIQESISKLVKGKTLIVIAHRLSTISSADHIVVMNQGSVVAQGKQKELLLKCPLYKDMWQAHIDAKDTDSIERRKCYA